Proteins from a genomic interval of Chryseobacterium indologenes:
- a CDS encoding alpha/beta hydrolase — MTAVIRIKDVDLCYEIFGEEEQNTIVLISGLGSQMIRWENPFCEMLVSNGFRVIRFDNRDSGQSVFTAQSPIATDKNIEKMFSTPGEDDIPYPLMDMAKDVIELLDHLHIKKVHIAGRSMGGIIAQLLGVYYPERMLSLTCIMSTSLNPLLPEPDPEIMGMMMKPGTDPNTQKETYIKERINFAEKISGSLYPLDANHERNMIEAELLRSQTKNGIIRQLLAMGSYPYNRDILKEITIPALIIHGTDDKIFHPDCGKDIADSIPNSEWLLIEGMGHSIPSGLYALIVERISNLISE; from the coding sequence ATGACCGCAGTCATCAGAATAAAAGATGTTGATCTCTGCTATGAAATCTTTGGAGAAGAAGAACAGAATACTATTGTGCTGATCTCCGGATTGGGAAGTCAGATGATCCGTTGGGAAAATCCCTTTTGCGAAATGTTGGTAAGCAACGGTTTCAGAGTGATCCGTTTTGATAACAGGGATTCGGGACAATCAGTTTTCACAGCTCAATCTCCCATCGCCACAGACAAAAATATTGAGAAAATGTTTTCGACACCGGGCGAAGACGATATACCTTATCCATTGATGGATATGGCAAAGGATGTGATTGAACTACTTGACCATTTACATATTAAAAAAGTCCATATTGCGGGACGTTCAATGGGAGGAATTATTGCTCAGTTATTAGGAGTTTATTATCCTGAAAGAATGCTGTCACTCACCTGCATCATGTCAACTTCTTTGAATCCTTTACTGCCTGAACCTGATCCCGAAATTATGGGAATGATGATGAAACCGGGTACTGATCCCAACACGCAGAAAGAAACCTATATCAAGGAAAGAATAAATTTTGCTGAAAAAATTTCAGGCAGCTTATATCCTCTTGATGCAAATCACGAAAGAAATATGATCGAAGCAGAACTTTTGCGTTCTCAAACCAAAAACGGAATCATCAGACAGCTTCTGGCCATGGGATCGTATCCATATAATCGTGACATTCTTAAGGAAATAACAATTCCTGCTTTAATCATCCATGGAACAGATGATAAGATCTTTCATCCGGATTGCGGAAAGGATATCGCAGATTCTATTCCGAACTCTGAATGGCTTCTTATTGAAGGAATGGGGCATTCTATTCCCTCTGGACTTTACGCATTAATTGTTGAGCGCATTAGCAACCTGATCAGTGAATAA
- a CDS encoding GIY-YIG nuclease family protein yields the protein MKNTIKRELREKAKNHKTTMGVLSVTNAKNGKQYIQGSVHLEALVNKMKFLLDGGLFADTSLQKDWKELGSEAFTFEFVIVIPEQANPYVNYRQEISKAEKVFISEATTELYRP from the coding sequence ATGAAGAATACGATAAAAAGAGAGCTAAGAGAAAAAGCAAAAAACCACAAAACTACGATGGGTGTGCTTTCCGTTACTAATGCAAAAAACGGTAAGCAATATATTCAGGGTTCGGTACATCTTGAAGCCTTGGTTAATAAAATGAAATTCCTTCTGGACGGAGGACTATTTGCTGATACTTCATTGCAAAAAGACTGGAAGGAACTGGGAAGTGAGGCATTTACCTTTGAGTTTGTTATTGTTATTCCTGAACAGGCCAATCCATACGTCAATTACCGTCAGGAGATCTCAAAAGCTGAAAAAGTATTTATTTCTGAAGCAACAACTGAATTATACAGACCATGA
- a CDS encoding MarR family transcriptional regulator, with translation MISNELLLLININKLQSVISRKFDSLSVHGLGFNDFVILYILSTSAKSKIRRIDLAEKIGLTASGITRLLNPLEKIGLVSREINERDARVSYVIITPTGKAIFEEAKTTAETITKDILSPKKNKSLKAFAELLSDLGANIQ, from the coding sequence ATGATAAGCAACGAATTATTACTTTTAATCAACATTAATAAATTACAATCTGTCATTTCAAGAAAATTTGATTCTCTCAGTGTACATGGATTAGGTTTTAATGATTTTGTAATTCTTTATATATTAAGTACTTCTGCCAAAAGTAAAATACGGAGAATTGATCTGGCGGAAAAAATAGGTTTGACTGCTTCAGGAATTACCCGTTTACTCAATCCACTTGAAAAAATCGGCCTTGTCTCCAGGGAAATAAATGAAAGAGATGCACGGGTAAGTTATGTCATTATAACACCTACAGGCAAAGCTATATTTGAAGAAGCAAAAACTACAGCAGAAACGATAACGAAAGATATTCTCAGTCCTAAAAAAAATAAATCTTTAAAAGCTTTTGCAGAGCTGTTATCTGACCTGGGAGCGAATATCCAATAA
- a CDS encoding SWIM zinc finger family protein has protein sequence MEDTLIYNYSGSSSVVKKNALEELFLAQYSEVRKNTDVPCFFWGNVHQPFILARCLISLSNIVKSSFNLSSFQMALLKDPIVTVGNEKLRFEGFSHCAGVYARVDVLPDGLDGEFLENGTTNVDFNQVMITALGSIRPNEKIMLSVGAKEVGLYKEEKKVVERKVPLPVKWIKGLGTVQIYLSESEERYTFNKIQTQQLFRGMPKGIVKSDYYLILRGNKPMFSPVKSADAICIGGLHRLRLLEPLLPYIDTIQVFAHPNMRSTTWQLRMGNIRFIFSLSRECWRGFSGEGALLDNLIEEVSDEWIDAVDKYAYANQSFSTAMLLLEENISLTKVDNLTGRLAAMGLLGYDLDDREFFYRRLPFKLNRIIELNPRMKNAEKLINEGKVDILNNTEERTEARVEGTGVHHTVIIEEEKERCTCEWFSKYQGERGPCKHVLAVKKVINVVH, from the coding sequence ATGGAAGATACGCTTATTTACAATTATTCCGGTTCATCATCAGTCGTAAAGAAAAATGCTCTGGAAGAACTGTTTCTTGCTCAATATAGTGAGGTACGGAAAAATACTGATGTTCCCTGTTTTTTCTGGGGAAATGTACATCAACCCTTTATCCTGGCAAGGTGTCTGATTAGCCTTTCCAATATTGTGAAGTCCAGTTTCAATCTTTCGTCATTTCAGATGGCTTTGCTGAAAGATCCTATTGTAACTGTAGGAAATGAGAAACTCCGTTTTGAAGGATTTTCCCATTGTGCAGGAGTATATGCAAGAGTGGATGTTTTGCCTGATGGGTTAGACGGGGAGTTTCTGGAAAACGGAACTACAAACGTAGATTTTAATCAAGTAATGATAACGGCTTTGGGAAGTATTCGCCCCAATGAAAAAATAATGCTGTCAGTTGGTGCTAAAGAAGTTGGACTCTATAAAGAAGAAAAAAAGGTAGTAGAAAGAAAAGTACCCTTGCCTGTAAAATGGATCAAAGGATTAGGAACTGTTCAGATATATTTATCAGAATCTGAAGAACGGTACACTTTTAATAAAATTCAGACACAACAGCTCTTCAGGGGGATGCCAAAAGGAATAGTAAAATCTGATTATTATCTTATCTTAAGAGGAAACAAACCGATGTTCTCGCCTGTGAAATCCGCAGATGCCATATGCATCGGAGGGCTTCATCGTCTCCGCCTGCTGGAACCTTTGCTTCCATATATTGATACCATACAGGTTTTTGCACATCCTAATATGCGCTCTACTACCTGGCAGCTACGTATGGGAAATATAAGGTTTATTTTTTCTTTATCAAGAGAATGCTGGCGTGGCTTTTCGGGTGAAGGGGCGCTTCTGGATAATCTGATAGAAGAGGTTTCAGATGAATGGATCGATGCTGTTGATAAATATGCCTATGCAAATCAATCTTTCAGTACGGCAATGTTGTTATTAGAGGAAAACATCAGTTTGACAAAGGTTGATAACCTTACCGGAAGACTTGCTGCAATGGGATTATTAGGGTATGACCTTGATGATCGTGAGTTTTTCTATCGCAGATTACCTTTTAAACTAAACCGTATTATAGAATTAAATCCTCGTATGAAAAATGCGGAAAAGCTGATCAATGAAGGGAAAGTAGATATTCTGAATAATACAGAAGAACGAACGGAAGCCAGGGTAGAAGGAACGGGGGTACACCACACTGTAATTATTGAAGAAGAAAAAGAACGCTGCACCTGTGAATGGTTTAGCAAGTATCAGGGAGAAAGAGGTCCCTGCAAACACGTTCTGGCTGTGAAAAAAGTAATAAATGTAGTACATTAG
- a CDS encoding TROVE domain-containing protein, which translates to MKFNFLRKENKVVLNYEGAKAYTITPAEELYTAVVTTGLSDTAYEKGNDRLERIRSLIKKNDPEFVAKLAVYARKDMYLRSIPLVLTTELAKQVSGTDLVSRTVDGVVQRADEITELLAYYQLANKRTETKKLNKLSKQIQKGLMKSFNKFDEYQFAKYNRKAEVTLRDALFLVHPKAKDESQQIIFNKIVNDMLETPYTWEVELSTLGQKKFVTDTERKSAFKNKWEELIFSNKLGYMATLRNLRNILEAGVSSDAMNKVCRYLSDEKAVSHSKQLPFRFLAAYRELKTVDSPYVSSILEALEEAVIVSAGNIRGFGFETSVVIAADVSGSMQKPVSKKSKVLLYDIGLLMSMMLQSQCKNVVTGIFGDRWLRVPMPKSGILRNVDAFYKREGEVGYSTNGYLVLEDLIKREEKADKIMLFTDTQLWDSSGNRNSFENLWNRYKAIAPHAKLYIFDLAGYGRQPLDITKNDVYLIAGWSDKIFEVLNALEDRKSAVQMIQKVVL; encoded by the coding sequence ATGAAATTTAATTTTTTAAGAAAAGAGAATAAAGTAGTATTGAACTATGAAGGAGCCAAAGCATACACAATCACACCTGCAGAAGAATTGTATACTGCTGTTGTTACAACAGGACTGTCAGATACAGCCTATGAAAAAGGAAATGACAGATTGGAAAGAATCCGTTCTCTGATCAAAAAAAATGATCCTGAATTCGTAGCGAAGCTGGCCGTATATGCCAGAAAAGATATGTACCTGCGTTCCATTCCATTGGTTTTGACGACTGAATTGGCGAAACAGGTTTCAGGTACTGATCTGGTAAGCCGTACGGTAGACGGCGTTGTTCAAAGAGCAGACGAAATTACAGAATTACTGGCTTATTATCAGCTTGCCAACAAAAGAACAGAAACCAAAAAACTGAATAAATTATCCAAACAGATTCAGAAAGGTTTGATGAAGTCATTCAACAAATTTGATGAATACCAGTTTGCAAAATACAACAGGAAAGCTGAGGTAACCTTGAGAGATGCCCTGTTTTTGGTTCACCCGAAGGCTAAAGATGAAAGCCAGCAGATCATTTTCAACAAAATCGTGAATGATATGTTGGAAACACCTTATACGTGGGAAGTAGAGCTTTCAACACTGGGTCAGAAGAAATTTGTCACCGATACCGAAAGAAAATCTGCATTTAAAAATAAGTGGGAAGAATTAATTTTCAGTAATAAACTGGGCTATATGGCCACGTTGCGAAACCTGAGAAATATCCTTGAAGCAGGTGTTTCATCTGATGCCATGAACAAAGTATGCAGATATCTGTCTGATGAAAAGGCAGTATCCCATTCAAAACAGCTTCCTTTCCGTTTCCTGGCGGCATACAGAGAATTAAAAACGGTCGATTCTCCTTACGTATCCTCCATATTGGAAGCCTTGGAAGAGGCCGTTATCGTCAGTGCCGGAAACATCAGGGGCTTTGGTTTTGAAACCTCTGTTGTGATTGCAGCAGACGTATCTGGTTCTATGCAAAAACCGGTGTCCAAAAAAAGCAAAGTATTGCTGTACGATATCGGCTTGCTGATGTCGATGATGTTGCAATCACAATGTAAAAATGTGGTGACAGGTATATTCGGTGACCGTTGGCTACGTGTTCCGATGCCTAAAAGTGGGATCCTGAGAAATGTAGACGCTTTTTACAAACGTGAAGGTGAAGTGGGCTACTCTACAAACGGCTACCTGGTCCTTGAAGACCTGATCAAAAGAGAGGAAAAAGCAGATAAAATCATGTTGTTTACAGACACCCAGCTATGGGATAGTTCGGGAAACAGAAATTCTTTTGAAAATTTGTGGAACCGATACAAAGCCATTGCTCCTCATGCAAAATTATATATTTTTGACCTGGCAGGTTATGGAAGACAGCCGCTCGATATCACAAAAAATGATGTGTACCTTATTGCAGGTTGGTCAGATAAAATTTTCGAGGTGTTGAATGCCTTGGAAGACCGTAAATCTGCAGTGCAGATGATACAAAAAGTAGTGCTGTAA
- a CDS encoding phosphate ABC transporter substrate-binding protein, which yields MKKAKRLKQKFGFNTYGLIDFPKKISGVQISRILYGTELGCSYCFPHGIEVVNATYTKYRRNWKKYRKTQWKN from the coding sequence ATGAAAAAAGCTAAAAGGCTAAAGCAAAAATTCGGATTCAATACCTATGGGTTAATTGATTTTCCGAAGAAAATATCCGGGGTGCAGATCTCCAGAATTTTATATGGAACTGAATTGGGATGTTCATACTGTTTTCCACACGGTATCGAAGTGGTAAACGCAACATATACCAAATACCGGAGAAACTGGAAGAAATACAGAAAAACCCAATGGAAAAATTAA
- a CDS encoding helix-turn-helix domain-containing protein has protein sequence MRPNYKKIYQDMLKMEYPDKLKDPKIKELLEKLSTTEDVLKFNDKLFKPSKENQKLKTYDKKTMLKLLQYQKKHGHSTSYMSKKYKISRTTLAKWRAMFEEELENTTKNAGQ, from the coding sequence ATGCGGCCCAATTATAAAAAGATTTATCAGGATATGCTGAAAATGGAGTATCCTGATAAATTAAAAGATCCAAAAATAAAAGAACTTTTAGAAAAACTTTCTACTACAGAAGATGTTTTAAAGTTTAATGATAAACTTTTTAAGCCTTCCAAAGAAAATCAAAAGCTTAAAACATATGATAAAAAGACAATGCTTAAGTTGCTTCAATATCAAAAAAAGCATGGTCATTCTACAAGCTATATGTCTAAAAAATACAAAATAAGCAGAACGACCCTAGCAAAATGGAGAGCAATGTTTGAAGAAGAGCTAGAGAATACAACAAAAAATGCCGGTCAATAA
- a CDS encoding transposase, whose amino-acid sequence MLYKEIHIGKFIKERVDENEVPMERICKFLGKDEESVEKMYNSASLDADLLLRWSKLLEYDFFRLYSSHLILYAPPAAVHKNQQKSEKIPYFRKNIYTQEIKDFIMKRILSGEMTQSDVIKEYSIPKSTLHRWLQKTDNTNNG is encoded by the coding sequence ATGTTATATAAAGAGATCCATATAGGAAAGTTTATTAAGGAGAGGGTTGATGAAAATGAAGTACCAATGGAGAGGATATGTAAATTCCTGGGTAAAGATGAAGAATCTGTTGAAAAGATGTACAACAGCGCGTCACTGGATGCTGATCTTCTTCTAAGGTGGAGCAAATTATTGGAATATGATTTTTTCAGGCTCTATAGTTCACATTTAATTTTATATGCTCCTCCGGCAGCCGTTCATAAAAATCAACAGAAATCTGAAAAAATTCCTTATTTCAGAAAGAACATTTACACTCAGGAAATTAAGGATTTTATTATGAAGAGAATTCTGTCCGGAGAAATGACTCAAAGTGATGTCATCAAGGAATACTCAATTCCTAAAAGCACCCTTCACAGGTGGCTTCAAAAGACAGATAATACCAACAACGGATAA
- a CDS encoding SulP family inorganic anion transporter: MKNTITLSDFPKKINYKNELLAGFTVAMTMIPESLSFAILAGLSPLTGLYAAFMMGLVTAVFGGRPGMVSGGAGATIVVLIALIQSHGIEYLFATVALAGILQMLVGIFKLGKFVRLIPQPVMYGFLNGLAIIIFMAQIEQFKITDSTGATSWLQGTSLYIMGALTALTIAIVYFFPKLTKAVPASLIAIMVVFAIVLGFHINTKTVADIAHISGSLPVFHIPQVPFSLETLQIIFPYAMIMAGVGLIESLLTLSMVDEITNSKGNTNKESIAQGLANVTNGFFGGMGGCAMVAQTLVNLNAGSRARLSGIIASLMILMIILFGAPVIEKIPMAALVGVMMMVAISTFQWVSIRIVNKMPKSDIFIGITVALITVILHNLALAVLIGVIISALVFAWDNAKRIRAKKHTDEHGIKHYEISGPLFFGSVTAFADKFDPMNDPEEIVVDFKESRIVDMSAIDALDKLSKRYKQMNKTVYLRHLSEDCRKMLKNAEAVVEVNIQEDPTYKVMPER, from the coding sequence ATGAAAAATACGATTACCTTATCCGATTTCCCCAAAAAAATAAACTACAAAAATGAATTGCTGGCAGGTTTTACCGTAGCCATGACGATGATTCCGGAATCTCTTTCATTTGCTATTCTGGCAGGGCTATCACCACTTACAGGACTTTATGCCGCATTTATGATGGGGCTGGTCACAGCTGTTTTTGGGGGACGACCGGGAATGGTTTCAGGAGGAGCAGGAGCTACCATCGTTGTGCTCATTGCGCTGATACAATCTCATGGAATAGAATATCTTTTTGCCACAGTAGCTCTGGCAGGGATTCTCCAGATGCTTGTAGGAATTTTTAAACTGGGTAAATTCGTGAGACTAATACCGCAACCGGTAATGTATGGTTTTCTGAACGGTTTGGCCATTATTATTTTTATGGCACAGATTGAGCAATTTAAAATTACCGATAGTACCGGGGCTACAAGTTGGCTGCAAGGAACCTCTCTATACATTATGGGTGCATTAACAGCGCTTACGATTGCCATTGTCTACTTTTTTCCGAAGCTCACAAAAGCAGTTCCGGCTTCACTGATTGCTATTATGGTGGTCTTTGCGATCGTTTTAGGTTTCCATATCAATACAAAAACAGTAGCGGATATTGCTCATATCAGCGGGAGTCTTCCCGTTTTCCATATCCCTCAGGTACCTTTTTCATTGGAAACTTTACAGATTATTTTTCCTTATGCGATGATTATGGCCGGAGTTGGTCTTATAGAATCTCTTCTGACCTTGTCCATGGTAGATGAAATTACCAATTCAAAAGGAAACACCAATAAAGAATCTATAGCACAGGGGCTTGCCAATGTGACCAATGGTTTTTTTGGCGGAATGGGAGGTTGTGCGATGGTAGCACAAACCCTGGTCAATCTTAACGCAGGATCCAGAGCCAGACTTTCTGGTATTATTGCTTCGCTGATGATTTTAATGATCATCCTGTTTGGTGCTCCCGTTATAGAAAAGATTCCCATGGCTGCTTTGGTAGGAGTGATGATGATGGTGGCAATCAGTACATTTCAATGGGTGTCCATCAGAATTGTTAATAAGATGCCGAAATCTGATATATTTATCGGAATTACCGTGGCGTTGATTACGGTTATCCTGCACAATCTTGCATTGGCCGTTTTGATCGGGGTTATTATTTCCGCATTGGTTTTTGCGTGGGATAACGCCAAAAGAATCCGGGCTAAAAAACATACCGATGAACATGGAATTAAACATTATGAAATATCCGGGCCTTTATTCTTTGGTTCAGTTACAGCATTTGCCGATAAGTTTGATCCGATGAATGATCCCGAGGAAATTGTTGTTGATTTTAAAGAAAGCCGGATTGTGGATATGAGTGCTATTGATGCTTTGGATAAATTATCAAAGCGTTACAAACAAATGAATAAAACCGTCTATCTGCGCCACCTGAGTGAAGATTGCCGGAAAATGCTGAAGAATGCAGAAGCCGTAGTAGAAGTCAATATTCAGGAAGACCCGACGTATAAGGTCATGCCGGAAAGATAA
- a CDS encoding HAD-IA family hydrolase has protein sequence MKTDIDIHNHCHFSFDLWLTLIKSHPEFKAKRVELFSSFFEVNKPMDEVAKTVKYYDDLCNTINEITGGNIDTFEIYLMILGALEVDVKLLNKEKLNEFYLKSEDLFLQYKPVVIFENIHDVFDNIKSHGKTINILSNTGFIKGTTMRKFLIHENLDQYIDFHIYSDEINCSKPNPLIFQEVKNQLKDQDLPLEKILHIGDNPIADYKGAQDFGFSAHLLKH, from the coding sequence TTGAAAACAGATATCGACATTCACAACCACTGTCATTTTTCCTTTGACTTGTGGCTCACTCTAATCAAATCTCATCCCGAATTTAAAGCAAAAAGAGTTGAGCTGTTCTCCTCATTTTTTGAGGTTAACAAACCTATGGATGAAGTTGCAAAAACCGTAAAATATTATGATGATCTTTGCAATACGATCAATGAGATCACAGGAGGAAATATAGATACTTTTGAAATATATCTGATGATTCTGGGAGCTCTGGAAGTGGATGTAAAACTTTTAAACAAAGAAAAGCTTAACGAATTTTATTTGAAAAGTGAAGATTTGTTTTTACAATATAAGCCTGTTGTTATTTTTGAAAATATACATGATGTTTTTGACAATATTAAAAGTCATGGGAAGACGATTAATATTCTGAGCAACACAGGATTTATCAAAGGTACGACGATGAGAAAATTTCTGATTCACGAAAATCTCGATCAGTATATTGATTTCCATATCTATTCTGATGAAATCAACTGTTCCAAACCGAATCCCCTTATTTTTCAGGAAGTGAAAAATCAACTGAAAGATCAGGATCTGCCTCTTGAAAAAATTTTGCACATCGGAGATAATCCCATTGCAGATTATAAAGGAGCTCAGGACTTCGGTTTCAGTGCACATTTACTTAAACACTAA